A window of the Dunckerocampus dactyliophorus isolate RoL2022-P2 chromosome 19, RoL_Ddac_1.1, whole genome shotgun sequence genome harbors these coding sequences:
- the cgrrf1 gene encoding cell growth regulator with RING finger domain protein 1, translating to MAGVFLVTLYEYSPLFYISVVSLCFLVTAAMVLGWFGFDVPVILRSSDDTELLPTPEKQMVQVSNPFSLVMGSGRASVADGVKLKPCCLEPCVLSCFWGCEVGALQRALHVPQGGSRLSTPQHFQEALHPLYLYHQSFYVGREDGEERHTCIPADLGITDLGPFPRQRYPLVAVLTLAQQEARDSYNFVASVTVVHVPDHKHKMSARILFQYLLTSQGNMYELKPLFMSADSEMNSDPTFPGAEEANRVPSVREDEEDEDWREGRVRDCVVCQNACINRVLLPCRHTCVCDSCVSRFQHCPICRAFIVESFALTL from the exons ATGGCAGGAGTTTTCCTCGTTACATTGTATGAGTACTCGCCACTCTTTTATATTAGCGTGGTTTCTCTGTGTTTTCTTGTTACCGCCGCCATGGTGCTTGGCTG GTTTGGCTTTGACGTCCCAGTGATCCTACGTAGCTCTGATGACACAGAGCTCCTACCGACCCCCGAAAAGCAAATGGTTCAGGTGAGCAACCCCTTTTCCCTGGTGATGGGCTCAGGACGTGCATCAGTTGCGG ATGGCGTGAAGTTGAAGCCGTGTTGTTTGGAGCCTTGTGTCCTCAGCTGTTTCTGGGGCTGTGAGGTCGGTGCCCTGCAGCGTGCCCTGCATGTCCCCCAAGGGGGCTCCAGGCTCAGCACACCCCAACATTTCCAGGAAGCACTGCATCCCCTCTATCTCTACCACCAGAGCTTCTA TGTCGGCCGTGAAGACGGAGAGGAACGGCACACGTGCATTCCAGCTGATCTGGGAATCACCGATTTGGGTCCTTTTCCCAGGCAACGCTACCCTCTGGTGGCCGTGCTGACGCTGGCGCAACAAGAAGCCCGAGACTCCTACAACTTT gTGGCCAGTGTGACTGTTGTGCACGTACCAGACCACAAACACAAGATGTCTGCAAGGATCCTCTTCCAGTACCTCCTCACTTCACAAGGGAACATGTACGAGTTAAAG CCTCTCTTCATGTCAGCTGACAGCGAGATGAACTCTGACCCGACCTTCCCCGGTGCTGAGGAGGCCAACAGGGTGCCGTCGGTGCGTGAGGACGAGGAGGATGAAGACTGGCGTGAGGGGCGTGTCAGAGACTGCGTGGTGTGTCAGAACGCGTGCATCAACAGAGTCCTGCTGCCGTGCAGACACACCTGCGTGTGCGACAGCTGCGTCTCCCGCTTCCAACACTGCCCCATCTGTAGGGCTTTTATTGTGGAATCCTTTGCCCTCACGTTGTGA
- the ddhd1b gene encoding phospholipase DDHD1b, which translates to MSNMKDKASLRQQSSENNSVSSSEWDMANDVFDNPMGAEPSSSDPVEPGMDTHLPLLPQDGMILGLAADEYSASSYLDIEPNYTESDGNVTAKKRIRSNSSRHRGEIVTELGPEEVRWFYKEDKRTWKPFVGHDSLKIETAYVRFCEQNPDTVRHHCDPVEAEGKDAGEVELTENVVDAGSGPEERREHISMDAVCVRGGLYEVDIRDKECYPVYWNQQERIPVMRGQWFTDGTWLPLEEDESDMIEQEHLGRFRGQQMRDTYEMEAVATTVDSKDAIHSVKLSRSHVDWHSVDEVYLYSDATTSKIARTVTQKLGFSKASSSGTRLHRGYVEEAAPEDMPPETTHLVFVVHGIGQKMDQGRIIRNTSMMRDAARKMEEKHFPNRTTEHVEFLPVEWRSKLALDGDTVDSITPDKLRGLRDMLNSSAMDIMYYTSPLYRDEITRGLTLELNRLYSLFCSRNPDFEKHGKVSIVSHSLGCVITFDIMTGWDPVRFHHLEVPDPEEAKARWPNDKERHLQEQLRLTRLRLRDLEDQFQGLQTLSCVAVPALKFKVENFFCMGSPLAVFLALRGIRPGNNGIQDHILPTTICNRLFNIFHPTDPVAYRLEPLVLKHYSNIAPVQIHWYNTTSPVPYHQIRPTLLNSTKETISISDSDSLPSPCTSPPQARRHYGESITNLGKASIMGAASLGKGIGGILFSRFSRSSGHVGGVEEEPSDTEGGATEGENASSGEKAMVGESDEKKKQVEEDHREVEQAMSQSTSVVMDHTSLELERRIDFELREGLVESRYWSAVTSHTAYWCSYDVALFLLTFMYRPQEPAETAEDNTDSS; encoded by the exons ATGAGCAACATGAAGGACAAAGCGAGCCTCCGCCAGCAGAGCTCAGAAAACAACTCAGTGAGTAGTAGTGAATGGGACATGGCGAACGACGTGTTCGACAACCCAATGGGAGCGGAACCGAGCTCAAGCGACCCCGTAGAACCCGGCATGGACACACACCTGCCGCTTCTACCCCAGGACGGGATGATACTGGGCCTGGCCGCGGACGAATATTCGGCTTCATCCTATCTGGACATCGAACCGAACTACACCGAGAGTGACGGCAACGTGACCGCCAAAAAACGAATCCGGTCCAACAGTTCCCGGCATCGGGGTGAGATCGTCACGGAACTGGGCCCGGAGGAGGTCCGGTGGTTTTACAAAGAGGACAAGCGGACCTGGAAGCCGTTCGTTGGACATGACTCTTTAAAAATCGAGACTGCCTATGTACGGTTCTGTGAGCAGAACCCGGACACTGTCAGACACCATTGTGATCCGGTCGAGGCCGAAGGCAAAGACGCTGGGGAGGTCGAGTTAACGGAGAACGTGGTGGATGCGGGGTCCGGGCCAGAGGAGAGGAGGGAGCACATCAGTATGGAtgcagtgtgtgtgagaggAGGACTTTATGAAGTGGACATCCGAGACAAGGAATGCTATCCCGTTTACTGGAACC AACAAGAGCGTATTCCTGTGATGAGGGGCCAGTGGTTCACGGATGGAACATGGCTTCCTTTGGAGGAGGATGAGAGTGACATGATAGAGCAGGAGCACCTTGGCCGTTTCCGGGGTCAACAAATGAGGGATACCTATGAAATGGAGGCAGTGGCCACCACAGTGGACAGCAAAGACG CCATTCACAGTGTGAAGCTGAGCCGGAGCCACGTGGactggcacagtgtggacgagGTGTACCTCTACAGTGACGCCACTACCTCCAAGATTGCACGAACCGTCACTCAGAAACTGGGCTTTTCTAAAG CTTCGAGCAGCGGGACGCGTCTCCATAGGGGGTATGTGGAGGAAGCCGCGCCCGAGGACATGCCACCTGAAACCACGCACCTTGTGTTTGTGGTGCACGGCATCGGCCAGAAGATGGACCAGGGTCGTATTATTAGGAACACCAGCAT GATGAGAGATGCTGCGAGAAAGATGGAGGAGAAGCACTTTCCGAATCGCACCACAGAGCATGTTGAGTTTCTTCCTGTTGAGTGGCGGTCCAAACTGGCTCTAGATGGAG ACACAGTGGACTCCATCACTCCTGACAAACTAAGAGGTCTGAGAGACATGCTAAACAGCAGCGCCATGGACATCATGTACTACACCAGCCCACTCTACAGAGATGAG ATTACCCGGGGTCTGACTCTGGAGCTGAACCGTCTTTACTCGCTCTTCTGCTCGCGAAATCCAGACTTCGAGAAGCATGGAAAGGTGTCCATCGTGTCCCACTCCTTGGGCTGTGTCATCACCTTTGACATCATGACTGGATGGGACCCCGTGCGCTTTCATCATCTGGAAGTTCCAGACCCAGAAGAAGCCAAGGCCCGCTGGCCCAACGACAAAGAGCGCCACCTTCAGGAGCAGCTCAGACTCACACGCCTCAG GTTGAGGGACCTGGAGGACCAATTTCAGGGTCTGCAGACCTTGTCTTGTGTAGCAGTCCCAGCTTTAAAGTTCAAG GTGGAGAATTTCTTCTGCATGGGCTCCCCTCTGGCAGTGTTCTTGGCATTACGAGGCATCCGTCCGGGAAACAATGGCATCCAGGACCATATACTTCCCACCACAATCTGCAATCGCCTCTTCAACATATTTCATCCCACTGACCCTGTG GCATACAGGTTGGAGCCGCTTGTCTTAAAGCACTACAGTAACATTGCACCTGTTCAAATCCACTG GTACAACACCACCAGCCCTGTGCCGTACCATCAAATTCGCCCCACGCTGCTTAACTCCACCAAAGAGACAATATCCATATCGGATTCAGATAGTCTTCCCAGCCCCTGCACCTCTCCACCCCAGGCCCGCCGTCACTATGGAGAGTCCATCACCAACCTGGGCAAGGCCAGCATCATGG GTGCTGCAAGTCTTGGAAAAGGAATCGGGGGAATCCTGTTTTCCCGCTTTTCTCGATCCAGTGGCCATGTGGGCGGGGTCGAGGAGGAGCCCTCAGATACAGAGGGCGGAGCCACTGAAGGTGAAAACGCATCTTCAGGAGAGAAGGCAATGGTGGGCGAAAGTGATGAGAAGAAAAAGCAAGTGGAGGAGGATCACAGGGAGGTAGAGCAGGCCATGTCGCAATCCACCTCAGTGGTCATGGACCACACCTCAT TGGAACTGGAGCGGCGCATTGATTTCGAACTACGCGAGGGCTTAGTGGAGAGCCGCTATTGGTCGGCGGTGACGTCACACACGGCCTATTGGTGCTCTTATGACGTGGCGCTCTTCCTCCTCACGTTCATGTACCGACCTCAAGAGCCTGCTGAGACTGCAGAGGACAACACGGACTCCTCATAG